The following coding sequences are from one Candidatus Nitrohelix vancouverensis window:
- a CDS encoding MBOAT family protein encodes MSFASYPFLLCLLPLTWAGFYLLRKRASGRLSISLLILASLIFYGLDRPWGLAALVFSLLVNYAFASRLAREDDASASRPLLLTGALVNVFLLVVLKWGAQVDAIPLDGWEFLENFGLPLAFSFFVFQQIAFLTEVARKESSLPDFLNYCLYMLFLPQLLAGPVTRPKEMMWQYESQEFFRVRWDHVSAGLALFSLGFFKKTVLADPVGRFADSAFNAAASGATLNLAEAWSGALAFSFQIYFDLSGYADMAMGVALLFGIVLPWNFDSPYKAGSLIEFWRRWHMTLARWSRDHLYLPLKGASRDLMRQGVCLFVVMILTGLWHGAGLHFVLWGGLHGLLLWGNHAWRRFAGRSAQRVGWARRLLNTALTFITVTFLWVLFRAGDLPTAISMYKSMLGLQTELWQGANHVKISEDRLWFLFFIVWFLPSSRQWMQRFEALSSGEFDTRQAHTEKSPGWLAKLQSRMEWKADEWWAAAVALIFLVAFLQISTGRPFIYFQF; translated from the coding sequence ATGTCGTTTGCCTCCTACCCATTCCTCCTTTGCTTGCTTCCTCTGACCTGGGCCGGATTTTATTTGTTGAGGAAACGCGCTTCTGGCCGTCTTTCGATTTCCCTGCTGATTCTGGCGTCTCTCATATTTTACGGATTGGACCGTCCCTGGGGACTGGCCGCGCTTGTGTTCTCGCTACTGGTGAATTACGCGTTCGCTTCCCGGCTGGCGCGGGAGGACGACGCTTCAGCTTCCCGCCCTCTCCTTCTGACAGGAGCTTTGGTGAATGTCTTCCTGCTGGTCGTGCTGAAATGGGGAGCGCAGGTTGATGCGATACCGCTGGACGGTTGGGAGTTTCTGGAAAACTTCGGTTTGCCTCTGGCCTTTTCATTTTTTGTATTCCAGCAGATTGCCTTCTTGACGGAAGTGGCGCGCAAGGAATCTTCGCTTCCGGATTTTTTGAACTATTGCCTTTATATGTTGTTTCTTCCGCAATTGCTGGCGGGACCGGTGACGCGTCCGAAAGAAATGATGTGGCAGTACGAATCCCAAGAGTTTTTTCGTGTTCGCTGGGATCATGTGTCCGCAGGGCTGGCGCTGTTTTCATTGGGATTTTTTAAAAAGACGGTTCTGGCGGATCCCGTGGGTCGCTTCGCCGATTCCGCCTTCAATGCCGCGGCCAGCGGCGCGACGCTCAACCTTGCGGAGGCCTGGAGCGGCGCGCTCGCTTTCAGTTTTCAGATTTATTTCGACCTCTCCGGTTACGCCGATATGGCGATGGGAGTCGCGTTGCTGTTTGGCATTGTTTTGCCCTGGAATTTTGACTCTCCCTACAAGGCGGGCAGTCTCATTGAATTCTGGCGTCGATGGCATATGACCCTGGCGCGCTGGTCGCGAGATCATCTCTATCTTCCCTTGAAAGGTGCTTCCAGAGATCTCATGCGCCAGGGTGTCTGCCTGTTCGTCGTGATGATTTTGACGGGGCTTTGGCATGGCGCCGGACTACATTTTGTTTTATGGGGAGGTTTGCACGGCCTGCTCCTTTGGGGTAACCACGCCTGGCGGCGCTTCGCGGGTCGCTCGGCGCAGAGAGTGGGCTGGGCGCGGAGACTGCTCAACACAGCCCTAACGTTCATAACGGTGACCTTTCTCTGGGTTTTGTTCCGCGCCGGAGACCTTCCCACGGCGATTTCGATGTACAAGTCGATGCTGGGCTTGCAGACGGAACTCTGGCAAGGCGCCAATCATGTGAAAATCAGCGAGGATCGTTTGTGGTTCCTGTTCTTCATCGTCTGGTTCCTGCCCAGTTCGCGGCAATGGATGCAACGCTTCGAAGCGCTTTCGAGCGGCGAGTTCGATACAAGGCAGGCGCATACTGAGAAAAGCCCTGGCTGGCTGGCGAAATTACAGAGCCGTATGGAATGGAAAGCGGATGAATGGTGGGCGGCGGCGGTGGCCCTGATTTTTCTCGTCGCTTTCCTGCAAATTTCGACGGGACGCCCCTTTATCTATTTTCAATTTTGA
- a CDS encoding SGNH/GDSL hydrolase family protein, giving the protein MPDSKPNKGNKAVNIVIVLCVVFAYAVIQHFMESSPGSLGLAQWFNSKNIMAEHHQKLIAKVERDPHFKNLDQERFVKEMERIITMNHKRDLGGWVAYKSFTPNVKGQFVSTNDFGMRSKLSLRAMAEKARANKSNGIKNIILLGGSVAFGYGATGDEQSIAAVLNQHLDSERYEVFNLAQGGFTSFMDLFSLSSIAWHLEPDIVILLEGYADSYHLAYESKGGQLAWGLWSGKEEEAEERFAFDFQYHNLEAICKLAAPPDRRVILALQPLSGFANDSAVEKEEIEKIYGYYPKIRKLFQSVAQKNDAEFLDLSTLFENESGANINFFDKAHLTDTGQEKVAKALAQSVAALQDPPVDPFQLRQQALSDILN; this is encoded by the coding sequence ATGCCGGATTCTAAGCCAAACAAGGGAAACAAGGCAGTCAACATCGTCATCGTCCTCTGCGTCGTCTTCGCCTACGCCGTCATCCAGCATTTCATGGAATCCTCTCCCGGCTCGCTGGGACTGGCGCAATGGTTCAACTCAAAAAATATCATGGCGGAGCATCATCAGAAGCTGATAGCAAAAGTCGAACGCGATCCGCATTTCAAAAATCTCGATCAGGAACGCTTCGTCAAGGAGATGGAACGCATCATCACCATGAATCACAAACGCGACCTCGGCGGCTGGGTCGCCTACAAATCCTTCACGCCCAATGTGAAGGGGCAGTTCGTCTCCACCAACGATTTCGGCATGCGTTCGAAGCTGAGCCTGCGCGCGATGGCTGAAAAGGCCCGCGCCAACAAATCCAATGGCATTAAAAATATCATCCTGCTTGGCGGTTCGGTGGCTTTCGGCTACGGCGCCACAGGCGACGAACAATCCATCGCCGCTGTGCTGAATCAACATCTGGATTCAGAACGCTACGAAGTCTTCAACCTGGCGCAAGGCGGCTTCACCAGTTTCATGGACCTGTTCAGTTTGAGTTCCATCGCCTGGCACCTGGAGCCGGACATCGTCATTCTTCTGGAAGGATACGCCGACAGCTACCACCTCGCCTACGAATCCAAGGGCGGCCAACTGGCATGGGGATTGTGGAGCGGAAAAGAAGAGGAGGCGGAGGAACGCTTCGCTTTCGACTTCCAGTATCACAATCTGGAAGCGATCTGCAAACTCGCCGCGCCGCCGGATCGCAGGGTCATTCTGGCCCTGCAACCGCTCAGCGGATTCGCCAACGACAGCGCCGTCGAAAAAGAGGAGATTGAAAAAATTTACGGCTATTATCCTAAAATCCGCAAGCTGTTCCAAAGCGTCGCTCAAAAGAATGACGCCGAGTTTCTCGACCTGTCCACTTTGTTCGAAAATGAAAGCGGAGCGAACATCAATTTTTTCGACAAGGCGCACCTCACGGATACCGGACAGGAAAAAGTCGCCAAGGCGCTGGCGCAAAGCGTTGCCGCCCTGCAAGACCCGCCCGTCGATCCTTTCCAGTTGCGACAACAGGCGCTTTCAGATATTCTCAATTGA
- a CDS encoding acyl carrier protein codes for MSQNELANDQLEKLTGIFRVLFNSPDLNLSDDLTAKDVPGWDSFNHVNLIINIEEEFNIRFSNDEVGGLQNVGNLKALLASKLSG; via the coding sequence ATGAGCCAAAACGAACTAGCAAACGACCAACTTGAAAAACTGACGGGGATTTTTCGCGTTCTCTTCAACTCCCCCGATCTGAATCTGAGCGACGACCTGACCGCAAAAGACGTCCCCGGCTGGGACTCGTTCAACCATGTGAACCTGATCATTAATATTGAAGAAGAATTCAATATCCGATTCTCCAACGACGAAGTCGGCGGTTTGCAAAACGTCGGAAATCTGAAAGCCCTGCTGGCCTCCAAATTATCGGGCTAA